One Rissa tridactyla isolate bRisTri1 chromosome 1, bRisTri1.patW.cur.20221130, whole genome shotgun sequence DNA segment encodes these proteins:
- the LOC128913884 gene encoding antigen WC1.1-like, with protein MATEGHLSTPVLWLLLLSVQVSLGADELRLSNGTGPCSGRVEVKHEEEWGTVCDGDWTIEDAEVVCKQLQCGSAVQALNRAPFGEGTGPTWLYRVDCRGDESALWNCSHTGWGAFTCPHYFDTGVMCSGFSGLHLTGGDTACSGHLEVKQEETWATVCFSHIDFKAASVICNELECGQAVDILRGTHFGDRHELIWQEEFHCEGNETHLAHCPRILHHIKTCSHDATVICSGYGGYRLANGSTTCSGRVELLHGGTWGTLCDYLWDLPAANALCQQLDCGVALLIPGGQSFGKGNGSVWNGTFSCKKNGSSLGACPVSVLPQDECPAGKDARVICSGCPGGRLVNGTTCSGRVEIRHGDTWGRLCRSHWNLQAADVLCHQLNCGYARSIQTGDRFVDGNGPVWRDAFHCEGTESCLWDCAQVTLGNPACSAEDAATVICSGLAESLRLLGGESRCDGRVEISLHGTWSRVLDDDWNIKDAHVVCRQLQCGIAEKAYYLPRSERGKGLVALRNVQCAGNETQLMLCKTSHSQTVPTGVAEDVGVICSGSRQIRLVNGTNRCAGRVELYHDGIWGTICDDKWDLSDANVVCKQLRCGHAIKAFASAHYGEGSGQIWLDDVNCTGAESDLWACPSRAWGQHNCQHKEDAGVLCSEFLDLRLVNGSDCAGRLEVFYNGTWGSICSNRMSQLTAITVCKHLNCGDGGEIAADFKYGPGSGPTWLDHIECTEQHNSLWQCQSDPWDAQSCGNRAEETHISCSGRKEAMSPATFAECPNSTSCSDREKLRVIGGEDGCSGRVEIWHQGSWGTVCDDSWDVADANVVCRQMGCGSAVSALSEAAFGEGTGPIWLEKVHCKGTELSLWECPAKPLFGKNCDHKEDAAVNCSGVTETTASPTRADRPRRPATESTRISMPVIFCIVLGALLCMVLAILAGQIRSARAQQRGSRLSYDPFSEAVYEEIDYNLMREKQSMTGLSDYYSESSKTKARFYSGDSDEENGPGAPQDVSPLPGNALEDGYDDVTEAPGPKDASLSGQNEQEIIGISEESDRNKESRTDRSPNVSGNRTSESERHSSPALEDTSYDDIEELGR; from the exons GTGCTGATGAATTGAGGTTGTCAAATGGAACTGGCCCCTGCTCTGGGAGAGTGGAAGTAAAACACGAGGAGGAGTGGGGAACTGTGTGCGATGGTGACTGGACCATAGAAGATGCTGAGGTTGTTTGTAAGCAGCTACAATGTGGATCTGCTGTTCAGGCCCTTAATCGAGCtccttttggagaaggaactGGACCAACATGGTTGTATCGAGTTGATTGCCGTGGTGATGAATCTGCTCTCTGGAACTGCTCACACACAGGATGGGGTGCCTTTACCTGCCCTCATTACTTTGATACTGGAGTGATGTGTTCAG GTTTCTCTGGGCTGCATCTGACTGGAGGGGACACTGCCTGCTCAGGACATCTGGAAGTAAAGCAAGAAGAAACTTGGGCTACAGTCTGTTTTTCGCACATTGATTTCAAAGCTGCCTCTGTTATTTGTAATGAGTTAGAGTGTGGCCAGGCTGTGGATATCTTGAGAGGAACTCACTTTGGAGACAGACATGAACTGATCTGGCAAGAAGAGTTTCACTGTGAGGGGAATGAGACTCACCTCGCCCACTGTCCCAGGATACTGCACCATATTAAGACATGCTCTCATGATGCCACTGTTATATGTTCAG GCTATGGTGGGTACAGGCTGGCAAATGGCAGTACCACATGTTCAGGGAGAGTAGAGCTTCTTCATGGAGGCACGTGGGGAACCCTGTGTGACTACCTGTGGGATTTACCAGCTGCTAAtgccctctgccagcagctggacTGTGGAGTCGCCCTACTGATACCAGGTGGACAGTCCTTCGGGAAAGGAAATGGATCTGTCTGGAACGGCACATTCAGCTGCAAGAAGAATGGCTCAAGCCTGGGAGCCTGTCCTGTCAGTGTGTTACCGCAAGATGAATGCCCTGCTGGAAAAGACGCTCGTGTGATATGTTCAG GGTGCCCAGGGGGCAGGCTGGTGAATGGCACCACATGCTCTGGCAGAGTGGAGATCCGCCATGGAGACACCTGGGGAAGACTCTGTCGCTCCCACTGGAATTTGCAAGCTGCCGACGTTCTCTGTCATCAGCTGAACTGTGGCTATGCAAGGTCAATCCAGACAGGAGATCGTTTTGTGGACGGGAACGGGCCTGTATGGAGGGATGCTTTTCACTGTGAAGGGACAGAGTCCTGCCTGTGGGACTGTGCTCAGGTGACTTTGGGCAATCCAGCCTGTTCAGCCGAAGACGCAGCCACTGTTATTTGCTCAG GTCTTGCTGAATCACTCAGACTCTTAGGTGGCGAGAGCCGCTGTGATGGGCGAGTTGAGATCTCTCTCCATGGCACGTGGAGCAGAGTCCTGGATGATGACTGGAACATTAAGGATGCTCATGTGGTATGCAGACAGCTTCAGTGTGGAATTGCCGAGAAAGCCTATTACCTTCCAAGGTCCGAGCGAGGCAAGGGTCTTGTGGCCTTAAGGAATGTCCAGTGTGCTGGAAATGAGACTCAGCTGATGCTCTGTAAGACCTCCCATTCTCAGACAGTGCCAACGGGAGTTGCTGAAGACGTTGGTGTGATTTGCTCAG GTAGCAGACAGATCAGGCTGGTGAATGGAACAAACCGCTGTGCTGGGAGAGTAGAGCTTTATCATGACGGCATCTGGGGCACCATCTGTGACGATAAGTGGGATCTATCAGATGCTAATGTTGTTTGCAAACAGCTGCGATGTGGACATGCCATCAAGGCATTTGCCTCTGCTCATTATGGCGAAGGCTCTGGACAGATCTGGCTGGACGATGTGAACTGCACTGGGGCTGAATCTGATCTCTGGGCATGTCCCTCTAGGGCATGGGGCCAGCACAACTGCCAACACAAAGAGGATGCTGGAGTCCTCTGCTCAG AGTTCCTGGATCTGAGGCTGGTGAATGGCAGTGACTGTGCTGGGCGTCTAGAAGTTTTCTACAATGGGACATGGGGGAGTATTTGCTCCAATCGTATGTCTCAACTCACTGCAATAACTGTGTGCAAACACCTGAACTGCGGAGATGGGGGGGAAATCGCAGCAGACTTCAAATACGGCCCAGGTTCTGGGCCCACATGGCTGGACCACATCGAGTGTACTGAACAACATAACTCTCTCTGGCAATGTCAGTCAGACCCCTGGGATGCTCAGTCATGTGGTAACCGAGCAGAAGAGACCCATATTTCTTGCTCTG gaagaaaagagGCAATGTCTCCAGCCACATTTGCTGAGTGTCCAAACTCTACAAGTTGTTCAG ACAGGGAGAAGTTACGAGTCATAGGAGGAGAGGACGGATGTTCAGGCAGAGTGGAGATTTGGCACCAAGGTTCTTGGGGAACAGTCTGTGATGATTCCTGGGACGTGGCAGATGCTAATGTTGTATGCAGGCAGATGGGTTGTGGATCTGCTGTGTCTGCTCTGAGTGAAGCCGCCTTTGGGGAAGGGACTGGTCCCATCTGGTTGGAGAAGGTGCACTGCAAAGGAACAGAGCTGTCTCTTTGGGAATGTCCTGCCAAGCCCTTGTTTGGCAAGAACTGTGATCATAAGGAAGATGCTGCTGTGAATTGCTCCG GTGTGACAGAAACAACAGCATCGCCCACTAGAGCAG ATCGTCCCCGCCGCCCTGCAACAGAGAGCACAAGAATTTCAATGCCTGTCATCTTCTGCATTGTCCTGGGGGCCCTTCTCTGCATGGTCCTTGCCATTCTCGCTGGACAGATCCGAAGTGCCAGGGCACAGCAGAGAG GCTCCAGACTATCCTATGACCCCTTCTCTGAGGCCGTCTATGAGGAGATCGACTATAACCTAATGAGGGAAAAGCAGAGCATGACTGGCCTTTCAG ATTATTATTCAGAGAGTTCAAAAACAAAGGCACGGTTTTATAGCGGGGACAGTGATGAAGAAAATGGTCCTGGAGCACCTCAAG ATGTCTCTCCACTGCCTGGAAATGCCCTGGAAGATGGTTATGATGATGTGACAGAAGCTCCTGGACCCAAAGATGCTTCTCTTTCTGGTCAGAATGAGCAGGAAATCATTGGGATCTCTGAAGAAAGTGACAGAAACAAGGAATCACGGACAG